From Dreissena polymorpha isolate Duluth1 chromosome 15, UMN_Dpol_1.0, whole genome shotgun sequence, a single genomic window includes:
- the LOC127860362 gene encoding 40S ribosomal protein S25-like has product MGAKKADAKGAKGSKAQPGKPKKEGGGKSKKKKWSKGKVRDKLNNLVLYDKPTYEKLYKEVPNYKLITPSVVSERLKVRGSLAKKGLRELCAKGLIKLVSKHSSQMIYTRATKGDDE; this is encoded by the exons GGAGCCAAGAAGGCAGATGCTAAGGGAGCCAAAGGCAGCAAGGCACAGCCAGGCAAGCCCAAAAAGGAAGGTGGTGGCAAATCAAAGAAGAAG AAGTGGTCCAAGGGAAAAGTCCGTGACAAGTTGAACAACCTTGTTCTCTACGACAAGCCTACCTACGAAAAGCTGTACAAGGAAGTCCCCAACTACAAGCTCATCACACCGTCTGTGGTGTCTGAAAGACTCAAGGTCAGAGGGTCTCTCGCCAAGAAGGGCCTCAGAGAATTGTGCGCTAAAG GTTTGATTAAACTGGTATCCAAACACAGCTCTCAGATGATCTACACTCGAGCAACCAAGGGTGATGATGAGTAG